A portion of the Lolium rigidum isolate FL_2022 chromosome 1, APGP_CSIRO_Lrig_0.1, whole genome shotgun sequence genome contains these proteins:
- the LOC124658095 gene encoding uncharacterized protein LOC124658095 has translation MASSPKLTALALVLLCAATIMAASSTAAKDVESYSFPAFNVNTTDNLLVATNMSVLTPASLLFQPERPFPEVNVSEGFLLLPDMIDLWRAGARDGGPPAREASFNTSFTVESSASPVSFVILLDRFPTFNNPVGLRGANDSATGAAVPNATADGLAAVEVGTVKSYAPESPDVGLNVTVTPNGTAPAAVWIEYDAVAHLLHVYVGAAGGEPRPSRALLDTPLSLAGQGTTETALVGLFAGKVRDIFVGVRDWDLTVDRLDGKKKKGTSWWVILIAVLGSVAAATAIVSLVAWCFVSRRRARNMEPKL, from the exons ATGGCAAGCTCTCCTAAACTTACAGCTCTGGCGCTAGTGCTGCTCTGCGCAGCCACCATCATGGCGGCGTCCTCGACGGCGGCAAAAGACGTCGAGTCCTACAGCTTCCCAGCCTTCAACGTCAACACGACCGACAACCTCCTGGTGGCCACCAACATGTCCGTCCTCACGCCAGCGTCGCTCCTCTTCCAGCCCGAGCGGCCCTTCCCGGAGGTCAACGTGTCCGAGGGCTTCCTGCTGCTCCCCGACATGATCGACCTCTGGCGCGCCGGCGCACGAGACGGCGGGCCGCCGGCACGCGAGGCGTCCTTCAACACGAGCTTCACGGTGGAGAGCTCCGCCTCCCCCGTCTCCTTCGTCATCCTCCTCGACAGGTTCCCGACGTTCAACAACCCGGTGGGCCTCCGCGGCGCCAACGACTCGGCCACAGGCGCCGCCGTGCCGAACGCCACGGCGGACGGCCTCGCCGCGGTCGAGGTCGGCACCGTGAAGTCGTACGCGCCCGAGTCCCCGGACGTCGGCCTCAACGTCACCGTCACGCCCAACGGCACCGCGCCGGCCGCCGTGTGGATCGAGTACGACGCCGTCGCGCACCTCCTGCACGTGTACGTCGGTGCCGCCGGCGGGGAGCCGAGGCCGTCGAGAGCCCTGCTCGACACGCCGCTCTCTCTCGCCGGGCAAG GAACCACGGAGACCGCGCTCGTCGGTCTCTTCGCCGGCAAGGTCCGCGATATCTTCGTCGGCGTCCGTGACTGGGACCTGACGGTGGACCGGCTCGAtggcaagaagaagaagggaacgtcaTGGTGGGTGATACTGATCGCGGTGCTCGGATCTGTGGCCGCCGCGACCGCCATTGTCTCCTTGGTGGCGTGGTGCTTCGTGTCGAGGCGTCGGGCGCGCAACATGGAACCCAAGCTATAG